The Channa argus isolate prfri chromosome 13, Channa argus male v1.0, whole genome shotgun sequence DNA window ATTATTGTgcctgtgttttattcttgtttaGGCTGCATCATGTCCCTTGGTGGAAGGTCTGTATCTACAAGAAGCAGACAGCATGCTACAGCTGCTCTGTGCTCCGTCTCAGCACCGCACCGACATACTGGCCTGGATCTGCAGCAGGTGGAACAAGCTACATCAAACATCTCCTCTATTCTCATTCAACAAAAACAGATAGTATAAAAACATATTCCTCTTCCTTATTTTAACATCTCACTTACAGTATCAACCCAAACTTTGCCAATTCCAAGACGATGTCAATGAGATCCCAAGACCAAGATTTTTTGAATAAAGGTAATGTCTTTCAAAGGTCAAATTTCCAATACACCAAATATTCTTGAATATCCAGtaacagaggaaaacaatggacaaagttttattttatttttttgtgtttctgactAAAATAACCTCTTAGATTATCGTGGTATGTTTTGTCCAAACAGAAATTGCTGTGTTTGGGCAGGAGCTGATGTTATGCAAAGCAGGTGATCTGGACCTGATCAAGGTGAGGTTTCATAAATCTAATGTAGATATAATCACTTTCTAGATATTGGCTGTAACAATTAGCCTACAATGTCTTGTCTGTGTGATTTGTCAAACTGTTCATCCAGGGTGATGCAAGTCCCTACCGGCAGCTTCAGTTCTTTGAGCAACTTTTAACTCTTGTCCCAGACTGCAAGAAGTCTGCTGGGCCCAGAATGGATCAGGAGATACTACTGAATGAGCTCTACGCTACTGAAAACCTGCCTCACCTCACAGAGATGCTCACGCCTACTCTCGACCCCTGGCCTGCAAATATAAAGTATGTATACTGTTAATCCTGTCATAGTAGTGTATATGCATGTTTTCATtctgtctttaaaatgtatttcctgtAAAAGAGTAATTAACATTATGTTTGTTGGATCTTGATTCCTCTCCGCCACCAGGATCAGTGTCCTAATATTTGTTTCTTCTTAAACCTGCTTTTCCCTCCTTTACAGGGCATTACACAAAAGCAACAAGCCATCTTATAAACCGGGTAGAGAAGAGGCTGCGGATGTTGCTGCTCTTTTACATTCGACTCAGTCAGCACTGGAGCAGCTAAAGTCAGAGGTACAGTGCTCAAGTAACACAGGATATCCTTCATAAATGactcttttagttttttttttgtttttttgctgttgttaatTTTAGGCTATTCTGCTAATtgctgttttaaatatattgcaAAAGCACAGACCCTTTAAAGTTGGCTGTACTCGCCCAAATATCATGATAGTAATGAGTGTTTTGCTCTCTGCAGTGTGAATTCCTGAACAAGGGGAAGAGCCCTGGCGTCTTCTCTCCAAGCTCACTGCGTGTGGCGGCATGCGATCTTCACCAGCTGATGGCCACTTTTAGCCACGTTTATGAAACAGACTTGAGAGCTTACTGCAGCAGAGATCCCCCCAGTTTCAGTACAGAGACTGATGTCTTCCAGAGAGTGCAACAACTACTGCTGGCCTGCAACACGGTACTCACACATACAGTCACTTCAGAAAAAGCATCCAACTTAGGTTTGTGTTGCAGatgagattttattttgataagCTTTTAATATTGATCTAAACTTAGTGACTCAACCGTGACAAGGTGACCGGTTTTTCAAGCCTGGAAAGCTGGGGACTGTGCCTTCTTAGGTGTTTTTATGGGGTTTATTTCTGAGAATTGGTTGGCTTGGTTTTGTCCTGACAAACAAGTTATACCTGTCTACAATTTGAAGTGCCACAGCAAAGCACCTGAATATAAAAAATagattcagtttttgttttcaaagaaaacTCTTTTCACTTCTTCAATGTGGGTCATTGATTGTAATATGATGGCCATGTATTGCAATTGTAcccatttaaagaaaaactacagCGCAATAGTGTGCAAAACAGTAAAGGGATCTGAAACCTAGAGAAACTTGttgaaaacacaaagtggcaaGTGCTGAGAAGCCTGTCAAAGCAAGTACTTTTGATACCATTCCTGATGTGTGTATTGTTTCTTAGGAATTTGAAATGCTACGTGAAGCATCAGAGGCTTCAGTGTCCATGAATGAGGAAGTGAACAAGCTGCAAACACAGCCTCGCTACTGGAGCGGAGGGGAGAAGCGCACCTTGCGTAAGCAACATTATCTTTTAAACGAAGACCTGCACACATTGGTTTGTTGCATGTTGTAAAAATAcgtttcctgttttcttttatcCCAGCTGACCAATTGGAAGAACTTTCCAAGCGAAGTAAAGAGTTTCTTTCTTTGCTACACATCTGATGAAATCTTTCCCATCGGGACACCAGCCGAGAACTTCAAACCACTAGTTAAACACACTAGTTGTCAAAAATTACTGTGTTTGATTTCACAAACATTTACCTGTTTTCCGCAGATTTGCACTCTTTTCTTCTAAATCTCGTATTTTAATGTTAGTACGACCAAGATGTGATCATTCATTTCTTAGggctgcaaaatgtaaataccaTTGTTGTACAGTAATGAGCAGAGGTATGGCTTTAATGAATGTCTGTGTTCCCGGCATACTTAGCAAAAGTCATTTTAGAATGTTTCCATCTTGTTTCTCATTTGGACCTATGttgaatataaatatgtatattgtaaaataaataaatgtaaagatttttaACATCAGTGATATTGTGAGTTGTCATTCTGGGCTTTTAAGGTGAAACTAAGCTCATCTTTACCTGCCGCTCTGTTTAGTTGGAGTAGTATTTCTTGGTGTGGGCTTGTATTTCTTAGTTAGTCtcgtcttcttctttttttaaattattttaagcatTGAAAAGTTTGGTTGCTGCTACCTTATCAGTCCTTGGTAAGTGTGACTTGTAACACATGAAGGCACCAGGCTGAATGTCTTCATGACATTtgtaatgaatttaaaaaaaaaatcttgtttggcatattatattttcttttataaatcaATTTCAGATAAATGTCaactgcatgtgtttgcaaAATGATCTTTACATAACAACAGACAAGGAGGTTTTGCGTTCACATTTATTACACCTATCGTACACAGTTAAATACATCGTCAACACCAATATCTTGTTAGTGGTGTTCAAAAGTTAAGTGGTGGTCAAAAAAACTGTACTTCCATATAAACTGGAATAAGATCTGTAGGACAATGTTTCTTTCCTCTCCATCTCCATTTGCAGCGCTCCCTGGCCCTGGAGCATGATGCTGGGACATTCCAGGAAGCTCACGGACGTCTCTAGCCTCAGTTAGAAGCCTTTGCTGGCCAACCACACCTTGAGCTCCTTATCGAAATGACCTTTGACCGTCAGGGTCATGGTGACTTCATTGACCTGTGTGGGCAGTTCTTTTCCCGTCACCTCCTTAAGATACTGCTTCACGTCCTTCTCCAGCGCCCAAATGTCCCCCTCCACTTTCCGTACAACCGTTGTCCTACGGCTGCCATGGGTCACGTCCGTGTAAACGGGGACGTTGTGCATGCGGGAGCGGCGAATCATATAAGGCAACGGCGGCGGTGAATCCGCCGCAGGGATCCAGCCTGACGGGGTTGGACCGACGTGTTTAGGCGGTGCGGGGACCCGCGTTGGTGGAATGAGCCGCTCTACAAACTTGTATTCCTCCGTAGATTCTACTATCGCAGCCTTTTTTTCTCCTGGACCGGCGTCAGAAACAAACCTGAGACCGGCAGCAGGAGGTCCAAGTGTCCGACAGTACAGACTCAAAGCCCGTAGCAGCGTCCTGCGGAGCACGGTGGTCTGGACGGTGAAGGAAGCCGCC harbors:
- the haus7 gene encoding HAUS augmin-like complex subunit 7; protein product: MKKKKKKKKKKKKKKKKKIRIVWKMAGALKERELVKHVYAALQAASCPLVEGLYLQEADSMLQLLCAPSQHRTDILAWICSSINPNFANSKTMSMRSQDQDFLNKEIAVFGQELMLCKAGDLDLIKGDASPYRQLQFFEQLLTLVPDCKKSAGPRMDQEILLNELYATENLPHLTEMLTPTLDPWPANIKALHKSNKPSYKPGREEAADVAALLHSTQSALEQLKSECEFLNKGKSPGVFSPSSLRVAACDLHQLMATFSHVYETDLRAYCSRDPPSFSTETDVFQRVQQLLLACNTEFEMLREASEASVSMNEEVNKLQTQPRYWSGGEKRTLPDQLEELSKRSKEFLSLLHI
- the mrpl49 gene encoding mitochondrial ribosomal protein L49, which codes for MLYAIALNMAASFTVQTTVLRRTLLRALSLYCRTLGPPAAGLRFVSDAGPGEKKAAIVESTEEYKFVERLIPPTRVPAPPKHVGPTPSGWIPAADSPPPLPYMIRRSRMHNVPVYTDVTHGSRRTTVVRKVEGDIWALEKDVKQYLKEVTGKELPTQVNEVTMTLTVKGHFDKELKVWLASKGF